Proteins encoded together in one Anguilla anguilla isolate fAngAng1 chromosome 9, fAngAng1.pri, whole genome shotgun sequence window:
- the tgfb1a gene encoding transforming growth factor, beta 1a isoform X1, which translates to MRLGCAVLGALWVLGSVCPSWGMSTCKPLDLELVKTKRLEAIRGQILSKLRLPREPKPEEDEEEEEEAAASGPRRRVIPDAVMSVYNSTLELSREQAEQASALPSLDADEEEYFAKEVHKFDMKDKSENNTGQQILFNVSEMRASLGGARLLSLAELRLLIKSSSMPPGTEQRLELYQGLGDRARYLGSRFVSNGWIDRWLSFDVTQTVKDWLQAPEGEQWFQLKLYCECGKAMENFQFTISGMGKQRGDIGKLAKNMQKPHILMMSLPADRVSHLTSRKKRAPGTDQTGADRSEGCSVRSLYIDFRKDLGWKWIHEPAGYHANYCMGSCTYIWNADNKYSQILALYKHHNPGASAQPCCVPQVLDPLPILYYVGRQHKVEQLSNMIVRSCKCS; encoded by the exons ATGAGGCTGGGGTGCGCCGTTTTGGGCGCCCTGTGGGTGCTGGGCAGCGTGTGCCCGAGCTGGGGCATGTCCACCTGCAAGCCCCTGGACCTGGAGCTGGTGAAGACCAAGCGGCTGGAGGCCATCCGGGGCCAGATCCTCAGCAAGCTGCGGCTGCCCAGGGAGCCCAAGcccgaggaggacgaggaggaggaggaggaggcggcggcgagCGGCCCTCGCCGCCGCGTCATCCCCGACGCCGTCATGTCCGTCTACAACAGCACCCTGGAGCTGAGCCGCGAGCAGGCCGAGCAGGCCAGCGCCCTGCCCTCGCTGGACGCCGACGAGGAGGAGTACTTCGCCAAGGAGGTGCACAAGTTCGACATGAAGGATAAAA GCGAGAACAACACGGGGCAGCAGATACTCTTCAACGTCAGCGAGATGCGGGCCAGCCTGGGCGGCGCCCGGCTGCTCTCATTGGCCGAGCTGCGGCTCCTCATCAAGAGCTCCAGCATGCCCCCCGGCACCGAGCAGAGGCTGGAGCTCTACCAGGGCCTGGGGGACCGCGCCCGCTACCTGGGATCGCGCTTCGTCTCCAACGGCTGGATCGACCGTTGGCTGTCGTTCGACGTCACGCAAACCGTGAAGGACTGGCTACAGGCTCCTG AAGGAGAGCAGTGGTTCCAGCTGAAGCTGTACTGCGAATGTGGCAAGGCCATGGAGAATTTCCAGTTCACCATTTCAG GGATGGGCAAGCAGAGGGGGGACATCGGCAAGCTCGCCAAGAACATGCAGAAGCCCCACatcctgatgatgtcacttcctgcggACCGTGTCAGTCATCTCACCTCGCGCAAGAAACGGGCTCCAGGCACCGACCAGACTGGCGCAGA CAGGTCCGAGGGCTGCAGCGTCCGCAGCCTGTACATCGACTTCCGCAAGGACCTGGGCTGGAAGTGGATCCACGAGCCCGCTGGTTACCATGCCAACTACTGCATGGGCTCCTGCACCTACATCTGGAACGCCGACAACAAGTACTCCCAG aTACTGGCTCTCTATAAGCATCACAACCCCGGGGCTtctgcccagccctgctgtGTTCCCCAGGTTCTGGACCCCCTCCCTATCCTCTACTACGTGGGAAGGCAACACAAG GTGGAGCAGCTGTCCAACATGATCGTGAGGTCCTGCAAGTGTAGCTAA
- the tgfb1a gene encoding transforming growth factor, beta 1a isoform X2 has product MRLGCAVLGALWVLGSVCPSWGMSTCKPLDLELVKTKRLEAIRGQILSKLRLPREPKPEEDEEEEEEAAASGPRRRVIPDAVMSVYNSTLELSREQAEQASALPSLDADEEEYFAKEVHKFDMKDKSENNTGQQILFNVSEMRASLGGARLLSLAELRLLIKSSSMPPGTEQRLELYQGLGDRARYLGSRFVSNGWIDRWLSFDVTQTVKDWLQAPEGEQWFQLKLYCECGKAMENFQFTISGMGKQRGDIGKLAKNMQKPHILMMSLPADRVSHLTSRKKRAPGTDQTGAESEGCSVRSLYIDFRKDLGWKWIHEPAGYHANYCMGSCTYIWNADNKYSQILALYKHHNPGASAQPCCVPQVLDPLPILYYVGRQHKVEQLSNMIVRSCKCS; this is encoded by the exons ATGAGGCTGGGGTGCGCCGTTTTGGGCGCCCTGTGGGTGCTGGGCAGCGTGTGCCCGAGCTGGGGCATGTCCACCTGCAAGCCCCTGGACCTGGAGCTGGTGAAGACCAAGCGGCTGGAGGCCATCCGGGGCCAGATCCTCAGCAAGCTGCGGCTGCCCAGGGAGCCCAAGcccgaggaggacgaggaggaggaggaggaggcggcggcgagCGGCCCTCGCCGCCGCGTCATCCCCGACGCCGTCATGTCCGTCTACAACAGCACCCTGGAGCTGAGCCGCGAGCAGGCCGAGCAGGCCAGCGCCCTGCCCTCGCTGGACGCCGACGAGGAGGAGTACTTCGCCAAGGAGGTGCACAAGTTCGACATGAAGGATAAAA GCGAGAACAACACGGGGCAGCAGATACTCTTCAACGTCAGCGAGATGCGGGCCAGCCTGGGCGGCGCCCGGCTGCTCTCATTGGCCGAGCTGCGGCTCCTCATCAAGAGCTCCAGCATGCCCCCCGGCACCGAGCAGAGGCTGGAGCTCTACCAGGGCCTGGGGGACCGCGCCCGCTACCTGGGATCGCGCTTCGTCTCCAACGGCTGGATCGACCGTTGGCTGTCGTTCGACGTCACGCAAACCGTGAAGGACTGGCTACAGGCTCCTG AAGGAGAGCAGTGGTTCCAGCTGAAGCTGTACTGCGAATGTGGCAAGGCCATGGAGAATTTCCAGTTCACCATTTCAG GGATGGGCAAGCAGAGGGGGGACATCGGCAAGCTCGCCAAGAACATGCAGAAGCCCCACatcctgatgatgtcacttcctgcggACCGTGTCAGTCATCTCACCTCGCGCAAGAAACGGGCTCCAGGCACCGACCAGACTGGCGCAGA GTCCGAGGGCTGCAGCGTCCGCAGCCTGTACATCGACTTCCGCAAGGACCTGGGCTGGAAGTGGATCCACGAGCCCGCTGGTTACCATGCCAACTACTGCATGGGCTCCTGCACCTACATCTGGAACGCCGACAACAAGTACTCCCAG aTACTGGCTCTCTATAAGCATCACAACCCCGGGGCTtctgcccagccctgctgtGTTCCCCAGGTTCTGGACCCCCTCCCTATCCTCTACTACGTGGGAAGGCAACACAAG GTGGAGCAGCTGTCCAACATGATCGTGAGGTCCTGCAAGTGTAGCTAA
- the b9d2 gene encoding B9 domain-containing protein 2, with translation MAELHIIGQIVGASGFPESTLFCKWGVHTGGAWRLLSGIREGQTQVDSPQNGEMAFWSHPIDLHYTTKGLQGWPKVHLQVWHQDSFGRCQLFGYGYCHVPSSPGHHRLRCATWRPLGSWQEQLAQAFVGGGPQLRTPDLIYSGADRYRLHTVAMGTVELELGIVLRHFDKYGVES, from the exons ATGGCAGAGCTGCACATCATTGGTCAGATCGTGGGGGCCAGCGGCTTTCCTGAGAGTACGCTGTTCTGCAAGTGGGGCGTTCACACAG GAGGGGCATGGAGGCTGCTCTCTGGGATAAGGGAAGGACAGACTCAGGTAGACTCCCCACAGAATGGGGAGATGGCTTTCTGGAGTCACCCCATTGACCTGCACTACACCACCAAAGGACTGCAAG GCTGGCCGAAGGTCCACCTGCAGGTGTGGCACCAGGACTCGTTTGGGCGCTGCCAGCTTTTCGGCTATGGGTACTGCCACGTGCCCTCCAGCCCCGGGCACCACCGGCTGCGCTGCGCCACCTGGAGGCCGCTGGGCTCGTGGCAGGAGCAGCTGGCGCAGGCCTTCGTGGGCGGGGGGCCCCAGCTGCGCACCCCGGACCTCATCTACAGCGGCGCCGACCGCTACCGGCTGCACACGGTCGCCATGGGCAccgtggagctggagctggggaTCGTGCTGCGCCACTTCGACAAGTACGGCGTGGAGAGCTGA